One genomic region from Triplophysa dalaica isolate WHDGS20190420 chromosome 23, ASM1584641v1, whole genome shotgun sequence encodes:
- the gbx1 gene encoding homeobox protein GBX-1 — MQRPSGPGTAFSIDSLIGTPHTRPGHLLYTGYPMFMPYRPLMIPQALSHSSLPSGIPPLAPLASFAGRLTNTFCAGLGQGMPSMVALTTTLPSFSDPPDSFYPPQEMPGPRLSADGTGINRQESPHEDLKGADLLNFSETFQAVAGETKLYSSDDEKLDLKSTEAACSDREDSSADSENESYSDGNTCGSAVQKGKLKPGSDPLPPGASAGKSRRRRTAFTSEQLLELEKEFHCKKYLSLTERSQIAHALKLSEVQVKIWFQNRRAKWKRIKAGNVNNRSGEPVRNPKIVVPIPVHVNRFAVRSQHQQIEQGTRP; from the exons ATGCAGAGACCGAGCGGTCCGGGGACGGCGTTTTCCATTGATTCTTTGATTGGCACTCCACATACGCGGCCGGGGCACCTGCTCTACACGGGCTACCCAATGTTTATGCCATACCGGCCGCTTATGATTCCGCAAGCCCTGTCTCATTCGTCGCTACCATCGGGTATCCCTCCTCTGGCACCCTTGGCATCCTTCGCGGGGCGTTTGACCAACACTTTTTGCGCAGGGTTGGGACAGGGGATGCCCTCCATGGTGGCGCTCACCACCACGCTACCAAGTTTCTCGGACCCTCCAGATAGTTTCTATCCCCCGCAGGAGATGCCCGGGCCCCGGCTAAGCGCGGACGGGACGGGGATCAACAGACAGGAGAGCCCACATGAGGACCTCAAAGGCGCGGATCTCCTGAACTTCTCGGAAACTTTTCAGGCGGTTGCAG GCGAAACCAAATTGTACAGTTCAGATGATGAGAAACTGGACCTGAAGTCCACAGAGGCTGCGTGCAGCGACAGAGAGGACAGCTCGGCCGACAGCGAGAACGAAAGTTACTCCGACGGGAACACCTGCGGATCAGCAGTCCAGAAAGGCAAACTCAAGCCCGGCTCGGACCCGTTGCCCCCGGGCGCATCGGCGGGTAAGAGCCGGAGGAGACGGACTGCTTTCACCAGCGAACAGCTACTGGAACTAGAGAAGGAGTTTCACTGTAAGAAATATCTGTCTCTCACCGAGCGCTCTCAGATCGCGCACGCACTCAAACTGAGCGAGGTCCAGGTCAAAATCTGGTTCCAGAACCGCAGGGCCAAATGGAAACGGATCAAAGCCGGCAACGTCAACAACAGATCCGGCGAGCCCGTTAGGAACCCCAAAATCGTGGTGCCCATTCCCGTGCACGTCAACAGGTTTGCGGTTCGAAGTCAACACCAACAGATCGAACAGGGCACCAGGCCATGA